From a single Brassica rapa cultivar Chiifu-401-42 chromosome A01, CAAS_Brap_v3.01, whole genome shotgun sequence genomic region:
- the LOC103834269 gene encoding meiotic recombination protein DMC1 homolog, with the protein MISKFNGILRAVQFRLPPYKTLRSSTQILSSFGLSLSLSLSRFKRKPKMLSALKSEEASMQLVEREEIDEDDELFEAIDKLIAQGINAGDVKKLQDAGIHTCNGLMMHTKKNLTGIKGLSEAKVDKICEAAEKIVNFGYMTGSDALLKRKSVVRITTGSQALDDLLGGGIETAAITEAFGEFRSGKTQLAHTLCVTTQLPTSMKGGNGKVAYIDTEGTFRPDRIVQIAERFGMDPGAVLDNIIYARAYTYEHQHNLLLGLAAKMSEEPFKILIVDSIIALFRVDFTGRGELADRQQKLAQMLSRIIKIAEEFNVAVYMTNQVISDPGGGMFISDPKKPAGGHVLAHAVTIRLSFRKGKGEQRVCKVFDAPNLPEGEAIFQITPGGVADAKD; encoded by the exons ATGATTTCAAAATTCAACGGAATTTTGCGTGCGGTTCAGTTCCGACTCCCGCCATATAAAACCCTAAGATCCTCCACGCAAATCCTCTCAAGTTTCGgattatctctctctctctcactctctcgtTTCAAGCGTAAACCGAAAATGCTTTCTGCTCTCAA ATCGGAAGAAGCGAGCATGCAGCTCGTCGAGCGAGAAGAGATCGACGAAGACGATGAATTATTTGAAGCGATTGACAAAC TGATCGCTCAGGGTATAAACGCAGGAGATGTGAAAAAGCTACAAGATGCTGGGATCCATACCTGTAATGGTCTCATGATGCATACCAAAAAG AACCTCACTGGAATCAAAGGATTGTCAGAGGCCAAAGTTGACAAAATCTGTGAAGCTGCTGAGAAAATAGTG AACTTTGGATATATGACTGGAAGTGATGCTCTTCTCAAG aGAAAATCAGTTGTGCGTATCACTACAGGTTCCCAAGCTCTTGATGATCTCTTGGGAG GTGGGATTGAGACTGCAGCCATCACAGAGGCGTTTGGGGAGTTCAG GTCTGGGAAAACTCAATTAGCACATACCCTTTGTGTCACCACGCAG CTGCCTACAAGCATGAAAGGTGGGAATGGGAAAGTGGCTTACATTGACACTGAGGGAACCTT CCGCCCTGATAGGATTGTCCAAATTGCTGAAAGATTTGGAATGGATCCCGGAGCTGTGCTTGACAAT ATCATTTATGCTCGTGCTTACACCTATGAGCATCAGCACAACTTGCTTCTTGGCCTTGCTGCAAAAATGTCCGAGGAACCATTTAAGATTCTG ATTGTTGACTCAATCATTGCCTTATTCCGAGTGGATTTCACTGGAAGAGGAGAACTCGCAGACCGCCAG CAAAAACTAGCTCAGATGCTGTCAAGGATAATCAAAATCGCAGAGGAGTTCAATGTTGCAGTCTACATGACCAACCAAG TGATATCGGATCCAGGGGGTGGAATGTTCATATCAGACCCAAAGAAGCCAGCAGGTGGGCATGTTCTAGCTCACGCGGTGACCATCAGGCTGAGTTTCAGGAAAGGCAAAGGAGAGCAACGTGTCTGCAAAGTCTTTGACGCACCAAATCTCCCTGAAGGCGAAGCT ATTTTCCAGATTACACCAGGAGGCGTTGCAGATGCCAAGGACTAG
- the LOC103834279 gene encoding transmembrane emp24 domain-containing protein p24beta3: MESREAMRNTKINVLALVGLILLNSINPISSLSVTVEEDECVQEYVLYEGDTVSGNFVVVDHDVFWGPDHPGIDFTVTSPAGNIVQTLKGTSGDKFEFKAPRSGMYKFCFHNPYSTPETVSFYIHVGHIPNEHDLAKDEHLDPVNVKIAELRESLESVVAEQKYLKARDTRHRHTNESTRKRVIFYTVGEYIFLAAASGLQILYIRKLFSKSVAYNRV; this comes from the exons atggagagCAGAGAAGCGATGAGGAACACGAAGATCAATGTCTTAGCATTGGTTGGTCTGATACTATTGAATTCAATCAATCCAATCTCCTCGCTCTCGGTTACGGTTGAGGAAGATGAATGCGTCCAAGAGTATGTCCTCTACGAAGGAGACACCGTCTCTGGAAACTTCGTCGTCGTCGACCATGACGTCTTCTGGGGACCAGATCATCCCGGTATTGATTTCACG GTGACGTCTCCTGCTGGGAACATTGTACAGACGTTGAAGGGGACATCAGGAGACAAGTTTGAGTTTAAGGCACCGAGAAGTGGGATGTACAAGTTTTGTTTCCACAACCCTTACTCTACTCCTGAGACTGTCTCCTTCTACATTCATGTTGGTCATATCCCCAACGAGCATGACTTAGCCAAAGACG AACACTTGGACCCGGTGAATGTGAAGATAGCTGAGCTGCGAGAGTCTTTGGAATCTGTTGTTGCTGAGCAGAAGTATTTGAAAGCACGTGATACCCGTCACCGTCATA CTAATGAGAGCACGAGAAAGCGAGTGATATTCTACACTGTAGGAGAGTACATTTTCCTAGCAGCAGCAAGTGGTCTCCAGATTCTCTACATTCGCAAGCTCTTCAGCAAGTCTGTTGCATACAACAGAGTTTGA
- the LOC103834289 gene encoding early light-induced protein 1, chloroplastic, which translates to MATASVNMQSVFACGLATRKINTNKLFFAGNFPNLKRNYPVGVRCMAEGMKDESTPSTSAAQPLSSSSSPPPPPPPTKPKVSTKFSDLLAFSGPAPERINGRLAMVGFVAALAVELSKGENVLAQISDGGVSWFLGTTAILTLASLVPLFKGITAESKSKGFMTSDAELWNGRFAMLGLVALAFTEFVKGGTLV; encoded by the exons ATGGCAACAGCATCGGTTAACATGCAGTCAGTCTTCGCCTGTGGGTTGGCCACTCGCAAGATCAACACAAACAAGCTCTTCTTCGCCGGAAACTTCCCAAATCTCAAGAGGAACTATCCGGTGGGAGTGAGGTGCATGGCTGAG GGGATGAAGGATGAGTCTACACCTTCGACCTCCGCGGCTCAGCCTTTGTCTAGTTCATCATCGCCACCACCTCCTCCACCTCCCACTAAACCAAAG GTGAGCACGAAGTTTAGCGACTTGCTAGCGTTTAGCGGTCCAGCACCAGAGAGAATAAACGGGCGTTTAGCGATGGTTGGATTCGTGGCGGCCTTGGCGGTTGAACTTTCCAAGGGTGAAAACGTTTTGGCTCAGATCTCCGATGGTGGCGTCTCGTGGTTCCTTGGTACGACTGCGATCTTGACGCTTGCGTCGCTTGTACCCCTTTTCAAGGGTATCACCGCCGAGTCTAAGTCCAAAGGTTTCATGACGTCCGACGCTGAGCTTTGGAACGGACGTTTCGCGATGCTTGGTTTGGTCGCGTTGGCGTTCACTGAGTTTGTCAAGGGTGGGACCCTTGTCTGA